One window from the genome of Grus americana isolate bGruAme1 chromosome 2, bGruAme1.mat, whole genome shotgun sequence encodes:
- the FRRS1L gene encoding DOMON domain-containing protein FRRS1L, with product MAVRSRGVWRRLLLLLLLAGSAASPAEEGGGRREAGGGEHGEEAARPHHDSSYGTFASEFYDLRYLSEEGYPFPTAPPVDPFAKIRVDDCGKTKGCFRYGKPGCNAETCDYFLSYRRIGADVEFELSADTDGWVAVGFSSDKKMGGDDVMACVHDDNGRVRIQHFYNVGQWAKEIQRNPARDEEGVFENNRVTCRFKRPVYVPREETIVDLHLSWYYLFAWGPAIQGSITRHDIDSPPVSERVVSIYKYEDIFMPSAAYQTFSSPFCLLLIVALTFYLLMGTP from the exons atggcgGTGCGGAGCCGCGGCGTTtggcggcggctgctgctgctgctgctcctggccggCTCCGCCGCCAGCCCGGCGGAggagggcggcgggcggcgggaggcgggcgGTGGGGAGCACGGCGAGGAGGCGGCGCGGCCTCACCACGACTCCTCGTACGGCACCTTCGCCAGCGAGTTCTACGACCTGCGCTACCTCTCCGAGGAGG GTTACCCTTTCCCTACTGCTCCTCCTGTGGATCcatttgcaaaaataagagTGGATGACTGTGGAAAAACCAAGGGATGCTTCAG GTACGGTAAACCTGGGTGCAACGCAGAGACTTGTGACTACTTTCTAAGTTACCGTAGAATAGGAGCTGATGTTGAATTTGAATTGAGTGCCGATACTGACGGCTGGGTGGCAGTGGGATTTTCCTCAGACAAGAAAATG GGAGGGGATGATGTCATGGCTTGTGTTCACGATGATAATGGAAGAGTCCGAATACAGCACTTCTATAATGTTGGTCAGTGGGCTAAAGAAATCCAGAGAAATCCTGCTAGAGATGAAGAAGGGGTTTTTGAAAACAATCGTGTAACGTGTCGATTCAAGCGTCCTGTATATGTTCCCCGAGAGGAAACCATCGTAGATCTGCACCTGAGTTGGTACTATCTGTTTGCTTGGGGTCCAGCAATTCAGG GTTCTATAACTCGTCATGATATAGACTCACCACCTGTATCAGAGCGTGTTGTCAGTATTTACAAGTATGAAGATATTTTCATGCCATCAGCTGCCTATCagaccttctcttctccattctGCTTGCTCCTTATTGTTGCACTGACCTTCTATTTATTGATGGGAACCCCATGA